The Nilaparvata lugens isolate BPH unplaced genomic scaffold, ASM1435652v1 scaffold2359, whole genome shotgun sequence genome contains a region encoding:
- the LOC111054467 gene encoding DNA-directed RNA polymerase II subunit Rpb4-like isoform X1, with translation MSFGKRLYNDQPFILKMAAGSVDLTEEDAADLQFPKEFENAETLLISEVHMLIAHRKQQNESAEEEQGFSNVFQKTDTYTERFRKFKNKETIAAVRNLLTQKKLHKFELASIANLCPETPEEAKALIPSLEGRFEDEELRQILEDIQTKRSLQY, from the exons ATGAGCTTCGGCAAACGACTGTACAacgaccaaccatttat ATTAAAAATGGCGGCGGGCAGTGTAGACCTGACCGAAGAGGACGCAGCCGACCTGCAGTTTCCCAAGGAGTTTGAGAACGCAGAGACGCTGCTGATCAGTGAGGTTCATATGCTGATTGCACACCGCAAGCAGCAGAACGAGAGTGCCGAGGAGGAGCAGGGCTTCTCCAACGTCTTCCAGAAAACCGACACCTACACCGAACGATTCCGCAAGTTCAAAAATAAG GAAACGATAGCAGCCGTGCGAAACCTGCTGACCCAGAAGAAGTTGCACAAATTCGAGCTGGCGTCGATTGCGAATCTGTGTCCGGAGACCCCCGAGGAGGCCAAGGCGCTCATCCCCAGTCTGGAGGGCCGATTCGAGGATGAGGAACTCAGGCAGATACTGGAGGATATCCAGACCAAGAGGAGTCTCCAGTATTGA
- the LOC111054467 gene encoding DNA-directed RNA polymerase II subunit Rpb4-like isoform X2 — protein MAAGSVDLTEEDAADLQFPKEFENAETLLISEVHMLIAHRKQQNESAEEEQGFSNVFQKTDTYTERFRKFKNKETIAAVRNLLTQKKLHKFELASIANLCPETPEEAKALIPSLEGRFEDEELRQILEDIQTKRSLQY, from the exons ATGGCGGCGGGCAGTGTAGACCTGACCGAAGAGGACGCAGCCGACCTGCAGTTTCCCAAGGAGTTTGAGAACGCAGAGACGCTGCTGATCAGTGAGGTTCATATGCTGATTGCACACCGCAAGCAGCAGAACGAGAGTGCCGAGGAGGAGCAGGGCTTCTCCAACGTCTTCCAGAAAACCGACACCTACACCGAACGATTCCGCAAGTTCAAAAATAAG GAAACGATAGCAGCCGTGCGAAACCTGCTGACCCAGAAGAAGTTGCACAAATTCGAGCTGGCGTCGATTGCGAATCTGTGTCCGGAGACCCCCGAGGAGGCCAAGGCGCTCATCCCCAGTCTGGAGGGCCGATTCGAGGATGAGGAACTCAGGCAGATACTGGAGGATATCCAGACCAAGAGGAGTCTCCAGTATTGA